One Frankia alni ACN14a DNA window includes the following coding sequences:
- the pyk gene encoding pyruvate kinase gives MPRRAKIVCTLGPATSSPEKVRALVDAGMDIARLNFSHGTHEQHAVTYARVREAAEAAERSVGILADLQGPKIRLGTFADGGVTLLPGQRFTVTIRDVPGDQHQVGTTYSGLPADVSAGDRILVDDGRLVLQIDGVTDTDVHTTVVIGGPVSDHKGMNIPGAALTVPALSEKDADDLRYALELGVDMIALSFVRSAADVKSVHAIMDEVGTRVPVHAKIEKPQAVAALDGIIEAFDGLMIARGDLGVELPLEDVPLVQKRAVGQARERAKPVIVATQVLESMVSAPRPTRAEASDCANAVLDGADAIMLSAETSVGAYPIESVSTMARIIETAEADLGRIPPLRTEPRTLGGAIAQAAASVGHAVGARYLVAHTLSGDTARRLARYRSEVPVLAFTPIPAVRNQMALFWGVETFLVPFAESTDEMVRQVDSALLQIGRCRPGELVVVVAGTPPGVAGMTNTMRVHRIGEAV, from the coding sequence GTGCCACGTAGAGCCAAGATTGTTTGTACCCTCGGCCCGGCCACCAGCTCGCCAGAGAAGGTCCGGGCCCTCGTCGACGCCGGAATGGACATTGCCCGCCTAAACTTCTCCCACGGAACACACGAACAGCACGCCGTCACCTACGCCCGGGTGCGGGAGGCGGCCGAGGCCGCCGAGCGCAGCGTCGGCATCCTCGCCGACCTGCAGGGCCCGAAGATCCGCCTCGGCACCTTCGCCGACGGTGGCGTCACCCTGCTGCCGGGCCAGCGGTTCACCGTCACCATCCGGGACGTGCCCGGCGACCAGCACCAGGTCGGCACCACGTACTCGGGCCTGCCCGCCGACGTCTCCGCCGGAGACCGCATCCTCGTGGACGACGGCCGCCTCGTCCTGCAGATCGACGGCGTCACCGACACCGACGTCCACACCACCGTCGTCATCGGCGGCCCGGTCAGCGACCACAAGGGGATGAACATCCCCGGGGCTGCGCTCACCGTGCCGGCGCTGAGCGAGAAGGATGCCGACGACCTGCGCTACGCCCTCGAACTCGGTGTCGACATGATCGCGCTGTCCTTCGTGCGCAGCGCTGCCGACGTCAAGTCGGTGCACGCGATCATGGATGAGGTCGGCACCCGCGTCCCGGTCCATGCCAAGATCGAGAAGCCGCAGGCGGTCGCCGCCCTCGACGGCATCATCGAGGCCTTCGACGGGCTGATGATCGCCCGCGGCGACCTCGGCGTCGAGCTGCCCCTCGAGGACGTGCCGCTGGTGCAGAAGCGGGCCGTCGGCCAGGCCCGGGAGCGGGCGAAGCCCGTGATCGTCGCCACTCAGGTGCTCGAGTCCATGGTCAGCGCGCCGAGGCCGACCCGCGCCGAGGCCAGTGACTGCGCGAACGCGGTCCTCGACGGTGCCGACGCGATCATGCTCTCGGCCGAGACGAGCGTCGGGGCCTATCCGATCGAGTCGGTGTCCACCATGGCGCGGATCATCGAGACGGCCGAGGCCGACCTCGGGCGGATCCCGCCACTGCGCACCGAGCCGAGGACCCTCGGCGGGGCGATCGCCCAGGCGGCCGCCTCCGTCGGACACGCCGTCGGCGCCCGCTACCTCGTCGCCCACACCCTCAGCGGTGACACGGCCCGGCGGCTGGCCCGGTACCGCAGCGAGGTCCCGGTGCTGGCCTTCACGCCCATCCCCGCCGTGCGCAACCAGATGGCGCTGTTCTGGGGCGTGGAGACCTTCCTCGTGCCGTTCGCGGAGAGCACCGACGAGATGGTCCGCCAGGTCGACTCCGCCCTACTCCAGATCGGCCGCTGCCGGCCCGGTGAGCTCGTCGTCGTCGTCGCCGGCACCCCGCCCGGCGTCGCCGGAATGACCAACACGATGCGGGTCCACCGCATCGGCGAGGCGGTCTGA